A single window of Colletes latitarsis isolate SP2378_abdomen chromosome 6, iyColLati1, whole genome shotgun sequence DNA harbors:
- the LOC143342727 gene encoding glomulin, translating to MSESQENLTKKFINELTDYLKGNKIKETLDLFEGNNYDNIIKETSWEIVQIASSYLTVENAKDNGELIDCCTIILNAIAEKCNPCETVLEFLEQVDSPEDDMKFCIILKVLGKSLSKMNDKTKSIEWCIITIRSYVESLPVPQTEFEDSTVIKNKIENIYIAILSFLEPLVEEAALENDNLGNYAVLRDYLLSILIFLMGKPLCYVPEEVSESNMQHHLPEKIVMLINRISEDLLWFLNIVNARRKGSNSKKKNINEECCNLKVMLFESNENVPDLAYANFYFYIVTKSHLWEKVPQVYNLQYIFQECLYLIIKLLEEQENVTIRKGLNFMDQLLQKITKHSLISKLLELNVYTKLINVIVKVMIYCDNIEERKKAVQIFHKYIELFNIEARYYVVLHLYQTSEHSGLVSVTTGILKACIIECLEATPPLPYFLGKKLESLLKLACKLQHGSASDLVELSDEIITSLNLLRFLLLRDRCNQTGIWNLVNKLEDDYLKPLRKGISLCKSHWKVKIKDLEEQSKIHKISDNISLENNDAEITLTVGGEKLPAMPVSEKISFCYQAINGLDVMESILIRVNECISDNPFKEHTDNVVTSK from the coding sequence ATGTCAGAATCACAGGAGAATCTAACAAAGAAATTCATTAATGAACTGACCGACTATTTGAAaggaaacaaaataaaagaaacttTGGATCTCTTTGAAGGCAATAATTATGACAATATTATTAAAGAGACCTCTTGGGAAATAGTACAGATTGCATCGTCTTATCTTACGGTTGAAAATGCAAAAGATAATGGAgaactaattgactgttgcacaaTAATATTAAATGCTATAGCAGAAAAATGTAATCCTTGTGAAACAGTGTTAGAGTTTCTGGAACAAGTTGATAGTCCAGAGGATGACATgaagttttgtataattttaaagGTACTTGGTAAAAGTCTCTCTAAAATGAATGACAAAACTAAATCGATAGAATGGTGTATCATCACAATAAGGTCTTATGTTGAGAGTTTGCCAGTACCACAGACTGAATTTGAAGATAGTACAGTtattaagaataaaattgaaaatatttatattgcaaTTCTATCATTCCTGGAACCATTGGTAGAGGAAGCAGCATTGGAGAATGATAATTTGGGAAACTATGCTGTGTTAAGGGATTATCTCTTGAGTATTCTAATTTTCTTAATGGGAAAACCATTGTGTTATGTACCGGAGGAAGTATCAGAATCAAATATGCAACATCATTTACCAGAGAAAATTGTAATGCTAATAAATCGTATTAGCGAAGATCTGCTTTGGTTTTTAAATATCGTTAATGCAAGAAGGAAAGGGAGTAACtccaaaaagaaaaatataaatgaagaaTGTTGCAATCTTAAAGTCATGCTTTTCGAGTCAAATGAGAATGTGCCAGATTTAGCATATGCAAATTTTTACTTTTATATTGTAACAAAATCGCATTTATGGGAGAAAGTACCACAGGTATATAATTTACAATACATCTTTCAAGAATGTTTGTatcttattattaaattattagaagAACAAGAAAATGTTACTATCAGAAAAGGTTTAAATTTTATGGATCAGCTTTTACAGAAAATAACAAAGCATTCTTTAATTTCAAAATTACTGGAATTGAATGTTTACACCAAATTAATTAACGTGATTGTGAAAGTAATGATTTATTGTGATAATATTGAAGAGCGAAAAAAAGCTGTACAAATCTTCCATAAATACATTGAATTGTTTAACATTGAAGCTAGATACTATGTTGTTTTGCATTTATACCAGACCAGTGAACACTCTGGTTTGGTTAGTGTAACTACTGGGATACTCAAAGCTTGTATTATCGAATGCCTTGAAGCAACACCTCCACTTCCCTATTTTCTTGGTAAAAAGTTAGAATCTTTATTGAAATTGGCCTGCAAGTTACAGCATGGCAGTGCATCAGATTTAGTCGAATTATCTGATGAAATAATTACCAGCTTGAATCTTTTAAGATTTCTGTTACTCAGAGATAGATGCAATCAAACTGGAATTTGGAATCTAGTAAATAAATTGGAAGATGATTACTTAAAACCTTTAAGAAAAGGAATAAGTTTGTGCAAATCACATTGGAAGGTCAAAATAAAGGATTTAGAAGAGCAAAgcaaaattcataaaattagCGATAATATATCGCTAGAAAATAATGATGCTGAAATAACGTTAACTGTAGGTGGAGAAAAATTACCAGCAATGCcagtttcagaaaaaatttcgttTTGTTATCAAGCAATAAATGGTCTTGATGTGATGGAAAGCATTTTAATTAGAGTTAATGAATGCATTTCTGACAATCCTTTTAAAGAACACACTGATAACGTTGTAACTTCAAAATAA
- the LOC143342729 gene encoding uncharacterized protein LOC143342729 isoform X1: protein MISQTSEELITAAPPGAEKRPKQVSKPRKLSTRTFDFLWRRNSRRKCASENEEKEDDFVEVRIVECNVNNVLPSKTSFSFFKNIKKHMQVKKLTICKSKRKENKIQVSSLENSTNHDSSILQNDRPTISTEKANESEFKCENTVETFYCLSNNDISTASEESFQTEEVLENLNETLENVTEGTERKLDTVNNRAFDKFGADNDCNDIPSTYQSYSVSNGQELECNTAIENIAIENQIENIHRNTETNEMLSNDNKVKASLTEELLKLSNYGWYWGPISGNEADAKLLSEPDGAFLVRDSSDDRYVLTLSFKSSGMLLHARMEHSGGLFSLCNQSESEGFSSVADLIDHSMNFSQSAVFCYSRPRFPGQPSFPVRLTKPVSRFTQVRSLQYLCRFVIRQNTRLDNIHKLPLPKTIKGYIEEAHY from the exons ATGATCAGTCAGACGTCGGAGGAGCTGATCACCGCTGCACCTCCTGGTGCAGAGAAAAGACCGAAGCAAGTCTCGAAGCCACGTAAATTGAGCACGAGAACGTTCGATTTCCTTTGGAGGCGTAACTCGCGACGTAAGTGTGCATCAGAGAATGAGGAGAAAGAAGACGATTTCGTGGAAGTCAGAATCGTCGAGTGCAATGTTAACAATGTTCTGCCCAGCAAAACGTCTTTCAGTTTTTTCAAGAATATCAAGAAACACATGCAAGTCAAGAAGCTAACAATATGTAAATCGAAACGAAAA GAGAACAAGATCCAAGTGTCCAGCTTGGAGAACAGTACAAACCATGATTCGTCGATACTTCAAAACGACAGACCTACAATTTCTACAGAGAAAGCTAATGAGTCTGAATTTAAATGTGAAAATACAGTAGAAACTTTTTATTGTCTAAGTAACAATGATATTTCAACTGCCAGTGAGGAATCCTTCCAAACTGAAGAAGTTCtcgaaaacttaaatgaaacacTAGAAAATGTTACTGAAGGTACCGAAAGAAAATTGGACACAGTCAACAATCGAGCCTTTGACAAATTTGGAGCAGATAATGACTGTAACGATATTCCTAGCACATATCAGTCGTACTCTGTTTCTAATGGACAAGAATTAGAATGCAATACCGCAATAGAAAATATAGCAATAGAAAATCAGATTGAAAATATCCACAGAAATACAGAAACTAACGAGATGCTAAGTAATGATAACAAAGTAAAAGCTAGCCTCACAGAGGAGTTGCTTAAATTAAGCAATTATGGATGGTATTGGGGTCCGATATCGGGAAACGAGGCCGATGCTAAACTGTTATCCGAACCCGATGGTGCATTTTTGGTCAGGGACTCTTCGGACGACAG ATACGTCCTGACGCTTAGTTTTAAATCTTCCGGCATGTTGCTCCATGCTCGTATGGAGCATAGCGGCGGTTTATTTTCTTTATGCAACCAAAGTGAAAGCGAGGGATTCAGCTCGGTAGCCGATTTAATCGACCATTCGATGAATTTTAGCCAGTCGGCAGTGTTTTGTTATTCACGGCCCAGATTTCCTGGTCAGCCGTCGTTTCCGGTCAGGCTAACAAAACCAGTGAGCAGGTTTACGCAAGTACGAAGTTTGCAGTATCTCTGCCGTTTTGTTATACGTCAAAACACTAGGTTGGACAATATTCATAAATTGCCTTTACCTAAAACTATCAAAGGCTATATAGAGGAAGCACATTATTGA
- the LOC143342726 gene encoding G patch domain-containing protein 1 encodes MSDFDDENYVSFGVALDPIDEDNVPRKKPVTIEDQCAYDAQGRRRFHGAFTGGFSAGYFNTVGTRDGWRPQQFKSSRSSKAENVAQRPEDFMDEEDTSQFGIAPKGIRATSDYIDHGQRGVKRERINRDSSGPIPGTPVLRELLKPVKETVGIMLLKKMGWRPGQGVGSRLTKKEKAKMKKRNEKIRVSQQQPRKPRSESSSEDSGDDYGDITFAPDDYEPFRCNPKDNYFGIGYSGLDRRTVLSGHINLFDAPAFSIQEKNKKLSIHGQAFGVGAFEADDEDIYEREDMSRYDFALGPERKTKSRWSDENSSRNQSSNCLEGFVPAKNKLEYKKVFPAPELPKGFVPVHTVRKSRFYPPIENVPRTVENGRRKDLTAADRARILEDTRSVKQISDTHPNAVPSVASNIISKTLNLHGKQQTEERQKLESQQSKVAVSWMDKLNLQSFIKGGVVGSSKESEGNLKNLEEYKDTPSTSEECQTSVESGKPEEDDSTKKSSAKPFLSDPDKQRRFEQYLVLLKKAEQSKLESIQPLSMTEWDRERERDEFDQAARLFEHPTDDCVASKFIHASGLASPDTASAKFSQEDELKQAVKMKMFGKLTRERVEWRPASIVCKRFNIPEPRVGCAQPEIQKKTVKFSIFDSLNWSNSTKFLKATDTVLRETDTVDVQTKDKNVVSVNSEVTSDDRQESSLEFVSEKVRNFEASYEKVFGKEVQEETSRTEVKQLDGETDSSVRSVVADEAGKSEEGDSASKTEPKSTSEKKKDLFKAIFLSSSEESDSEPEESMDSEAVKSVLIGKTSSEMNANRNTSPPRGIFAKVDLDNLLTSSKSTVQTNEAVDKEGDAKVASSNPEPGTGSSPSNDSNLNPVVPLMLPDMYGPALPSRLLKSDNSISEASGSQTLKPVFKSVVVPKPKVDSKISGVWVERGKVKKSKKEKKKHKHKEHKSSKHKRKSKKEKRGS; translated from the exons ATGAGCGATTTCGACGACGAAAATTACGTTTCTTTTGGAGTTGCTCTCGACCCTATAGACGAAG ACAATGTTCCAAGAAAGAAACCTGTCACGATCGAGGATCAGTGCGCGTACGATGCACAAGGCAGACGTAGATTTCACGGAGCGTTTACGGGTGGTTTCTCTGCCGGATACTTTAACACTGTCGGCACGCGAGACGGTTGGAGGCCGCAACAGTTTAAGTCTTCCAGAAGTAGCAAAGCAGAAAATGTCGCACAACGGCCGGAAGATTTTATGGACGAGGAGGACACGAGTCAGTTTGGGATTGCACCCAAAGGCATCCGTGCTACCAGTGACTACATAGATCATGGTCAAAGAGGAGTGAAACGAGAGAGAATTAATCGTGATAGTAGCGGTCCTATTCCTGGTACTCCGGTATTAAGGGAATTACTGAAGCCTGTAAA AGAGACTGTTGGCATTATGCTGTTGAAAAAAATGGGATGGAGACCAGGTCAGGGTGTAGGATCCAGGCtcacgaaaaaggagaaagctaaaatgaaaaaaagaaacgagaaaATACGGGTGTCGCAACAGCAGCCTAGAAAGCCGCGTTCGGAAAGTAGCTCGGAAGACTCGGGAGACGATTACGGAGATATCACGTTCGCTCCCGACGATTATGAACCATTCAG ATGTAACCCAAAGGACAATTACTTCGGTATAGGGTACAGCGGTTTGGATCGTAGAACCGTACTTTCCGGTCACATAAATTTATTCGACGCTCCTGCGTTCAGTATTCAAGAGAAAAATAAGAAACTGTCGATACACGGGCAAGCGTTCGGAGTTGGCGCGTTCGAAGCCGACGACGAAGACATATACGAAAGAGAGGACATGTCGCGttacgatttcgcattgggcccGGAACGGAAAACGAAGTCGAGGTGGTCCGACGAGAACAGTTCGCGAAACCAGAGCAGCAATTGCCTAGAAGGGTTCGTACCAGCTAAAAATAAATTAGAGTATAAGAAAGTGTTCCCGGCTCCAGAGTTGCCTAAAGGTTTTGTGCCGGTGCATACGGTTAGAAAAAGTCGTTTTTATCCACCGATCGAGAATGTTCCTCGCACGGTAGAGAACGGGAGACGCAAAGATCTTACAGCCGCGGATAGGGCCCGGATATTAGAAGATACACGGAGCGTTAAACAGATATCGGACACGCATCCGAACGCAGTACCGTCGGTTGCTTCCAACATCATATCGAAAACGTTGAATTTACACGGTAAGCAACAAACGGAGGAGAGGCAAAAGTTAGAAAGCCAACAAAGTAAAGTAGCCGTCTCGTGGATGGACAAATTGAATCTACAGAGTTTTATTAAGGGAGGCGTTGTCGGATCCAGCAAGGAATCGGAAGGGAACTTAAAAAATTTGGAAGAATACAAAGACACTCCCTCTACATCCGAGGAGTGCCAAACAAGTGTGGAGAGTGGCAAGCCAGAGGAAGACGATTCTACGAAGAAGAGTTCAGCGAAACCATTTTTATCCGATCCTGACAAGCAGAGACGATTCGAGCAATACTTGGTTCTCCTAAAGAAAGCTGAACAAAGTAAACTCGAAAGTATACAACCGTTGTCGATGACAGAGTGGGACAGAGAGCGCGAACGCGACGAATTCGATCAGGCAGCTAGATTATTCGAGCATCCGACGGACGATTGCGTTGCAAGTAAATTCATCCATGCTTCCGGCCTTGCGAGCCCGGACACGGCCTCCGCGAAATTCAGCCAGGAAGACGAGCTGAAGCAGGCTGTGAAGATGAAAATGTTTGGAAAATTGACTAGGGAACGCGTAGAATGGAGGCCTGCTAGTATAGTTTGCAAGAGATTCAATATTCCTGAACCAAGGGTCGGTTGTGCCCAGCCTGAGATACAGAAGAAGACTGTCAAGTTTTCAATCTTCGATTCCCTCAATTGGAGCAACTCTACGAAATTCTTAAAGGCAACCGATACGGTGTTGAGAGAAACGGACACGGTCGATGTTCAAACGAAAGACAAAAATGTTGTCAGCGTGAACTCGGAAGTAACGTCGGACGATCGTCAGGAATCATCGTTGGAATTCGTCTCGGAGAAAGTAAGAAATTTCGAGGCCTCTTACGAGAAGGTATTCGGCAAAGAAGTCCAAGAAGAAACCTCTAGAACCGAGGTCAAACAGCTCGATGGTGAAACGGATTCGAGCGTGAGGTCGGTGGTCGCGGATGAAGCGGGTAAAAGCGAGGAAGGCGACAGCGCGTCGAAAACGGAGCCGAAGAGTACGTCGGAGAAGAAGAAAGATCTGTTCAAAGCGATCTTCTTAAGCAGCAGCGAGGAATCTGACTCTGAGCCGGAGGAAAGCATGGATAGCGAGGCGGTGAAGTCGGTTTTGATCGGTAAAACTTCTAGCGAGATGAACGCGAACAGAAACACGTCGCCGCCAAGAGGAATATTCGCTAAGGTGGACTTGGACAACTTGCTCACAAGTTCGAAAAGCACCGTGCAAACGAACGAGGCTGTGGACAAGGAGGGGGACGCGAAGGTAGCATCATCGAATCCTGAACCTGGAACCGGATCCAGTCCCAGCAACGATAGTAATTTAAATCCAGTGGTGCCGTTGATGTTGCCTGACATGTACGGACCTGCTCTTCCCTCGAGATTGTTGAAAAGTGACAATTCCATATCGGAGGCGTCCGGTTCACAGACTTTGAAGCCTGTGTTCAAAAGTGTCGTGGTGCCAAAGCCTAAGGTGGACTCGAAGATCTCTGGGGTCTGGGTGGAGCGGGGAAAGGTGAAGAAATCGAAGAAGGAGAAGAAGAAGCACAAGCACAAAGAGCACAAAAGCTCGAAACACAAGCGGAAATCGAAGAAAGAGAAGCGCGGCTCGTGA
- the LOC143342729 gene encoding suppressor of cytokine signaling 6 isoform X2 — MISQTSEELITAAPPGAEKRPKQVSKPRKLSTRTFDFLWRRNSRRKCASENEEKEDDFVEVRIVECNVNNVLPSKTSFSFFKNIKKHMQVKKLTICKSKRKENKIQVSSLENKNQIENIHRNTETNEMLSNDNKVKASLTEELLKLSNYGWYWGPISGNEADAKLLSEPDGAFLVRDSSDDRYVLTLSFKSSGMLLHARMEHSGGLFSLCNQSESEGFSSVADLIDHSMNFSQSAVFCYSRPRFPGQPSFPVRLTKPVSRFTQVRSLQYLCRFVIRQNTRLDNIHKLPLPKTIKGYIEEAHY, encoded by the exons ATGATCAGTCAGACGTCGGAGGAGCTGATCACCGCTGCACCTCCTGGTGCAGAGAAAAGACCGAAGCAAGTCTCGAAGCCACGTAAATTGAGCACGAGAACGTTCGATTTCCTTTGGAGGCGTAACTCGCGACGTAAGTGTGCATCAGAGAATGAGGAGAAAGAAGACGATTTCGTGGAAGTCAGAATCGTCGAGTGCAATGTTAACAATGTTCTGCCCAGCAAAACGTCTTTCAGTTTTTTCAAGAATATCAAGAAACACATGCAAGTCAAGAAGCTAACAATATGTAAATCGAAACGAAAA GAGAACAAGATCCAAGTGTCCAGCTTGGAGAACA AAAATCAGATTGAAAATATCCACAGAAATACAGAAACTAACGAGATGCTAAGTAATGATAACAAAGTAAAAGCTAGCCTCACAGAGGAGTTGCTTAAATTAAGCAATTATGGATGGTATTGGGGTCCGATATCGGGAAACGAGGCCGATGCTAAACTGTTATCCGAACCCGATGGTGCATTTTTGGTCAGGGACTCTTCGGACGACAG ATACGTCCTGACGCTTAGTTTTAAATCTTCCGGCATGTTGCTCCATGCTCGTATGGAGCATAGCGGCGGTTTATTTTCTTTATGCAACCAAAGTGAAAGCGAGGGATTCAGCTCGGTAGCCGATTTAATCGACCATTCGATGAATTTTAGCCAGTCGGCAGTGTTTTGTTATTCACGGCCCAGATTTCCTGGTCAGCCGTCGTTTCCGGTCAGGCTAACAAAACCAGTGAGCAGGTTTACGCAAGTACGAAGTTTGCAGTATCTCTGCCGTTTTGTTATACGTCAAAACACTAGGTTGGACAATATTCATAAATTGCCTTTACCTAAAACTATCAAAGGCTATATAGAGGAAGCACATTATTGA
- the Nf-yb gene encoding nuclear factor Y-box B isoform X1 gives MENSGESGDDGGPLGPTAFLSGGGVSASYIGVQSDDMEDDPENTDDSNHGASDPLQGTGGSGGGGPLREQDRFLPIANVAKIMKRAIPETGKIAKDARECVQECVSEFISFITSEASDRCHMEKRKTINGEDILFAMTTLGFDNYVEPLKVYLQKYREATKGDNPPGSGTPSGNGKTEPQGTIYEDQLFAIAATASSATTSDTPVIYSYTSTDQMQFQLS, from the exons atggaaaatagtGGTGAAAGTGGCGATGACGGGGGACCTTTAGGACCGACTGCGTTCCTTAGCGGAGGCGGTGTTTCGGCATCGTATATCGGAGTTCAATCGGATGACATGGAAG ATGATCCCGAAAATACGGATGATTCTAATCATGGAGCAAGCGATCCGTTACAAGGAACCGGAGGCAGTGGCGGTGGCGGCCCTCTACGCGAACAGGATCGGTTCCTTCCTATAGCAAACGTGGCGAAAATCATGAAAAGGGCGATACCAGAAACGGGAAAGATAGCCAAAGATGCACGCGAGTGTGTTCAAGAGTGTGTATCCGAATTCATATCATTTATCACGTCCGAAGCGAGCGATCGGTGTCATATGGAAAAACGCAAAACTATTAACGGCGAAGACATTCTGTTCGCAATGACGACACTCGGTTTTGATAATTACGTGGAACCGTTGAAAGTATATCTACAAAAGTATCGAGAAGCAACGAAAGGAGATAATCCTCCGGGTAGTGGTACGCCATCGGGCAATGGTAAAACAGAGCCGCAAGGAACTATTTACGAAGATCAGCTGTTTGCCATTGCTGCGACCGCGTCTAGTGCCACCACTTCCGACACACCTGTTATATACAGTTATACGTCCACCGATCAAATGCAGTTCCAACTTTCCTGA
- the Nf-yb gene encoding nuclear factor Y-box B isoform X2 — MVVSRYDDPENTDDSNHGASDPLQGTGGSGGGGPLREQDRFLPIANVAKIMKRAIPETGKIAKDARECVQECVSEFISFITSEASDRCHMEKRKTINGEDILFAMTTLGFDNYVEPLKVYLQKYREATKGDNPPGSGTPSGNGKTEPQGTIYEDQLFAIAATASSATTSDTPVIYSYTSTDQMQFQLS; from the exons ATGGTTGTTTCCAGATACG ATGATCCCGAAAATACGGATGATTCTAATCATGGAGCAAGCGATCCGTTACAAGGAACCGGAGGCAGTGGCGGTGGCGGCCCTCTACGCGAACAGGATCGGTTCCTTCCTATAGCAAACGTGGCGAAAATCATGAAAAGGGCGATACCAGAAACGGGAAAGATAGCCAAAGATGCACGCGAGTGTGTTCAAGAGTGTGTATCCGAATTCATATCATTTATCACGTCCGAAGCGAGCGATCGGTGTCATATGGAAAAACGCAAAACTATTAACGGCGAAGACATTCTGTTCGCAATGACGACACTCGGTTTTGATAATTACGTGGAACCGTTGAAAGTATATCTACAAAAGTATCGAGAAGCAACGAAAGGAGATAATCCTCCGGGTAGTGGTACGCCATCGGGCAATGGTAAAACAGAGCCGCAAGGAACTATTTACGAAGATCAGCTGTTTGCCATTGCTGCGACCGCGTCTAGTGCCACCACTTCCGACACACCTGTTATATACAGTTATACGTCCACCGATCAAATGCAGTTCCAACTTTCCTGA
- the Coq9 gene encoding ubiquinone biosynthesis protein COQ9, mitochondrial, producing MHKCATSSLFKTVSMVMPSILLIRKGLSINGFRSLWTCRALLADQTENATAHQSSQERSKESDEDYDRNIKTKILSASLKFVNDLGWSQQAISAGAESIGYPGVVHGLFPNRGADLVQHFYSTCNSELNQILKEQALAIQESSKEKKTLESQVRNAVETRLRMVIPYKKTWPQALALMALPPNVPISLANLLTLVDDICYYAGDRSVDINWYTRRVVLAGIYKTTELYMLQDNSEDHKQTWMFLERRIKDATQIHTVLTTTSDMALPDQALNRATEAANAAFVTARNILGLNWNR from the exons ATGCATAAATGCGCGACAAGTAGTTTATTTAAAACTGTTAGCATGGTTATGCCTAGCATTTTGTTAATTCGAAAGGGTCTTTCAATAAACG GTTTTAGAAGTTTATGGACTTGTAGGGCGTTACTCGCAGATCAAACGGAAAATGCTACCGCACACCAATCGAGTCAGGAACGGAGCAAGGAAAGCGACGAAGATTACGATAGAAATATCAAAACAAAGATTCTTAGCGCTTCATTAAAGTTTGTTAATGACCTGGGCTGGAGCCAGCAAGCCATCAGTGCTg GTGCAGAGTCTATTGGATATCCTGGTGTGGTTCACGGATTGTTCCCCAATCGGGGAGCAGATTTGGTCCAACACTTTTACTCGACATGTAACAGCGAATTAAATCAAATTCTTAAGGAACAAGCTCTTGCTATTCAAGAAAGTTCTAAAGAAAAAAAGACGCTCGAGTCACAAGTACGCAATGCGGTGGAAACGAGGCTTAGAATGGTGATTCCATACAAAAAGACATGGCCTCAGGCTTTAGCCCTTATGGCACTTCCACCCAATGTACCAATATCGCTAGCTAATTTGCTTACTCTAGTAGACGACATTTGTTATTACGCCGGCGATAGATCGGTCGAT ATCAACTGGTATACTAGAAGAGTAGTATTAGCAGGTATTTATAAAACTACCGAGCTGTACATGTTACAAGACAATAGCGAAGATCACAAACAAACTTGGATGTTCCTGGAAAGGCGAATAAAAGATGCGACACAAATTCATACAGTTCTTACGACAACCTCCGATATGGCCCTGCCAGATCAAGCTTTGAATCGCGCTACCGAAGCAGCTAATGCTGCTTTTGTTAcg GCACGTAATATACTCGGATTGAATTGGAATAGGTAA